The following DNA comes from Janthinobacterium sp. TB1-E2.
TGGCAGACACGGGCCCATGCGGTCCGTGCACGGAGATCTTCTACGACCACGGCGCCGACATTCTTGGCGGCCCACCGGGTTCGCCTGACGAAGACGGCGACCGCTTCATTGAAATCTGGAACCTCGTGTTCATGCAGTTCAACCGCGACGAAGCGGGCGTCATGCACAAGCTGCCGAAGCCTTGCGTCGACACGGGCATGGGCATGGAGCGCCTGGCCGCTGTGCTGCAGCACGTGCATTCGAACTATGAAATCGATCTGTTCCAGCATCTGATCCGCGCCGCCGCGCGCGAAACGGGCGCCACGGACCTGGAAAACAAGTCGCTGCGCGTGATCGCCGACCACATCCGCGCCGCCGCCTTCATGATCGTCGACGGCATCATCCCGGGCAGCGAAGGCCGCGCGTATGTTCTGCGCCGCATCATCCGCCGCGCCTTGCGCCATGGCCACAAGCTGGGCCAGACGAAACCGTTCTTCTACAAGCTGGTGGCCGATCTCGCCATCGAGATGGGCGGCGCCTATCCCGAGCTGGAAGAAGCGAAAGACAACGTCGCCAATATGCTCAAAGCCGAGGAAGAGCGTTTCGGCGAAACCCTGGAAACGGGCATGAAAGTGCTGGAAGCGCAGTTGGCCAAGGATGCCACGGGCATCGACGGCGCCACCGCTTTTACCTTGTACGAAACCTACGGCTTCCCGCCGGACTTGACGGCGGACATCTGCCGCGAACGCAATATCACGTTCGACCAGGCCGGCTACGACGCGGCCCTGAAGGAAAGCCAGGAACTGTCGCGCAAGGGCGGCAAGACGCACAAGGACAGCAAGGTCGAGTACACGGGCGAGAAAAATAAATTCGTCGGCTACGATCAATTGACGTTCAGCGGCAAGGTCGTCGCGCTGTACGCGGCCGGTACGCAGGTAGCTGAACTGAAAGCTGGCCAGGAAGGCATCGTCGTGCTCGACACGACGCCGTTCTACGCGGAATCGGGCGGCCAGGTGGGCGACCAGGGCGTGATCGCCTCGGGCGCCGGCAGCTTTGCCGTCAGCGATACCCTGAAAATCCAGGCGGACGTGTTCGGCCACCACGGCGTGCTCGAATCGGGCGTGCTGAAAGTGGGCGACGCCGTCTCGGCGCAAGTCGATACGGCCAAGCGCGCACGCACGATCCGCAACCACTCGGCCACGCACTTGATGCACAAGGCCTTGCGCGAAGTGCTGGGCAGCCACGTGGCGCAAAAGGGTTCGCTGGTTGACCCGGACAAGACCCGTTTCGACTTCAGCCACAATGCGCCGATGACGGCCGAGCAGATCGCCGCTGTGGAAACCATCGTCAATAAAGAGATCCTGGAAAACCGCGCCACGCAAGCCCACTTGATGTCGTTTGACGATGCCGTCAAGCATGGTGCGATGGCCCTGTTCGGCGAGAAATACGGCGATGAAGTGCGCGTGCTCGACATCGGCAGCTCGAAAGAGCTGTGCGGCGGCGTCCACGTGCAGCGCACGGGCGACATCGGCCTGTTCAAGATCATCGGCGAAAGCGGCGTTGCCGCCGGTATCCGCCGCGTGGAAGCTGTGACGGGCGAGGGCGCGCTGGCGCTGGTGCAAACCATCAACCGCCGCTTGGTCGAAGCGGCCAACGCCCTGAAGGCGCAGCCGGAAGAACTGACTGCCCGCATCGGCCAGGTGCAGGACCACGTGAAAGCGCTGGAGAAGGAACTGGCCGCGCTGAAATCGAAACTGGCCTCGGGCCAGGGCGATGAACTGGTCACGCAAGCCGTCGACGTCAACGGCATCAAGGTGCTGGCGGCCGTGCTGGACGGCGCCGACGTGGCCCGCTTGCGCGAAACCATGGACAAGCTGAAGGAC
Coding sequences within:
- the alaS gene encoding alanine--tRNA ligase, translated to MKSTEIRDKFLKFFESKGHSIVRSSSLVPGNDPTLLLTNSGMVQFKDVFTGTDSRPYTRATSVQRCVRAGGKHNDLENVGYTARHHTFFEMLGNFSFGDYFKRDAIQYAWELLTKVYGLPADKLTVTVYIEDDEAYDIWAKEIGVPVERIIRIGDNKGSRYASDNFWQMADTGPCGPCTEIFYDHGADILGGPPGSPDEDGDRFIEIWNLVFMQFNRDEAGVMHKLPKPCVDTGMGMERLAAVLQHVHSNYEIDLFQHLIRAAARETGATDLENKSLRVIADHIRAAAFMIVDGIIPGSEGRAYVLRRIIRRALRHGHKLGQTKPFFYKLVADLAIEMGGAYPELEEAKDNVANMLKAEEERFGETLETGMKVLEAQLAKDATGIDGATAFTLYETYGFPPDLTADICRERNITFDQAGYDAALKESQELSRKGGKTHKDSKVEYTGEKNKFVGYDQLTFSGKVVALYAAGTQVAELKAGQEGIVVLDTTPFYAESGGQVGDQGVIASGAGSFAVSDTLKIQADVFGHHGVLESGVLKVGDAVSAQVDTAKRARTIRNHSATHLMHKALREVLGSHVAQKGSLVDPDKTRFDFSHNAPMTAEQIAAVETIVNKEILENRATQAHLMSFDDAVKHGAMALFGEKYGDEVRVLDIGSSKELCGGVHVQRTGDIGLFKIIGESGVAAGIRRVEAVTGEGALALVQTINRRLVEAANALKAQPEELTARIGQVQDHVKALEKELAALKSKLASGQGDELVTQAVDVNGIKVLAAVLDGADVARLRETMDKLKDKLKTAAIVLASVADGKVSLIAGVTADATSKVKAGELVNFVAQQVGGKGGGRPDMAQAGGTDPSGLANALAGVPAWVGERAK